In a genomic window of Acidilobus saccharovorans 345-15:
- a CDS encoding P-loop ATPase/GTPase — protein sequence MKVLVAGLVPRNSGKTTLAASLTAQLIREGFTAAPSKPVGATDLWGSPDAAAYTRRLHILTTEDGYVLYKASGERLPVEIVNPVGALLVPTPRSKYPSRTAYEASLSQPYSRAALLRITSCVGGSSSVHLVNSAALSRVTRPVEQEVQDIVSYLTPPPVQVNEQVAEGIFMGSANEAADSCIALEERSSDVVVIESNSDVAAPTSASAAPDLVVLVSPGEAYIVDGRRYRNAMEILVMDGKPWVSKASELFELTGYVSKVELPLLEDPREGYGPEVTDPIVEAIKSAATSGGKA from the coding sequence TTGAAGGTGCTAGTGGCAGGCCTAGTGCCAAGGAACTCAGGCAAGACGACGCTGGCGGCGAGCTTAACAGCTCAGCTGATACGGGAGGGCTTTACTGCGGCGCCTTCAAAGCCGGTGGGCGCCACGGACCTGTGGGGCTCTCCAGACGCGGCTGCATACACGCGCAGGCTTCACATCCTAACCACGGAGGACGGATACGTGCTGTACAAGGCGTCGGGCGAGAGGCTCCCAGTGGAGATAGTGAACCCCGTCGGGGCCCTGCTGGTCCCCACGCCAAGGTCGAAGTACCCCAGCAGGACAGCGTATGAGGCCTCGCTCTCACAGCCGTACTCCAGGGCGGCCCTCCTCAGGATAACAAGCTGCGTCGGCGGCAGCTCCAGCGTCCACCTGGTCAACTCCGCCGCGCTCTCAAGGGTCACCCGTCCCGTTGAGCAGGAGGTCCAGGACATAGTTTCATACCTGACGCCTCCCCCGGTCCAGGTAAATGAGCAGGTCGCCGAGGGCATATTCATGGGCTCAGCCAACGAGGCCGCCGACAGCTGCATAGCTCTTGAGGAGAGGTCAAGCGATGTGGTAGTAATAGAGTCTAACAGCGACGTTGCAGCCCCCACCTCAGCCTCGGCCGCCCCAGACCTGGTTGTCCTGGTGTCGCCGGGCGAGGCCTACATAGTCGACGGGAGGAGGTACAGGAACGCCATGGAGATCCTAGTAATGGACGGCAAGCCGTGGGTCTCCAAGGCCTCGGAGCTCTTTGAGCTCACGGGCTACGTGAGCAAGGTTGAGCTGCCCCTGCTGGAGGACCCCCGCGAGGGCTACGGGCCCGAGGTGACGGACCCCATAGTTGAGGCGATAAAGAGCGCGGCGACCTCGGGAGGCAAAGCCTAA
- the rtcA gene encoding RNA 3'-terminal phosphate cyclase: MKVLQVDGSMGEGGGQVLRTSLALAAVLGVPVRVYNIRVKRSRPGLQHQHLESVKAIEEMSHGKVEGARLGSTEVTLYPGKISGGEYSFDIGTAGSITLLLQAIMPLMVAAEGEVKVRVRGGTDVPKSPPIDYYRFVLRPLLSKFNVELDLDLIRRGHYPRGGGEVVVKVRRNGALRPVDLVRAGRLIRIEGLSHCVRLPAHVAIRQARAASEALSGLGVPVNIEAEHYEGRPDPHLGPGSGIVVWALTENSVLGGDSLGEKGKPAERVGREAATSLMQDLLTGMALDRHSSDMLLIYAVLGSGVSRLGGASLTSHASTVVELIKIMAPEASISVEGKPGSPFTATVKGLGLL, from the coding sequence ATGAAGGTGCTCCAGGTGGACGGCAGCATGGGAGAGGGAGGGGGCCAGGTGCTGAGGACGTCATTAGCCCTGGCGGCTGTCCTTGGGGTGCCGGTGAGGGTCTACAACATAAGGGTCAAGAGGTCAAGGCCTGGACTACAGCACCAGCACCTGGAGTCCGTCAAGGCCATAGAGGAGATGTCGCACGGCAAGGTTGAGGGCGCCAGGCTCGGCTCCACCGAGGTGACCCTTTACCCTGGCAAGATATCAGGGGGCGAGTACAGCTTTGACATAGGCACCGCGGGCAGCATAACGCTCCTGCTCCAGGCCATAATGCCGCTCATGGTCGCCGCCGAGGGCGAAGTCAAGGTCCGCGTCAGAGGGGGCACGGACGTGCCCAAGTCGCCCCCGATAGACTACTACCGCTTCGTCCTGAGGCCCCTCCTATCTAAGTTTAACGTAGAGCTAGACTTAGACCTCATCAGGAGGGGGCACTATCCAAGGGGTGGGGGCGAGGTCGTAGTTAAGGTTAGAAGGAACGGGGCCCTCAGGCCCGTTGACCTGGTGCGCGCGGGGAGGCTCATCAGGATCGAGGGCCTCAGCCACTGCGTCAGGCTCCCAGCGCACGTGGCCATAAGGCAGGCTAGGGCTGCGAGCGAGGCGCTCAGCGGCCTCGGGGTGCCAGTCAATATTGAAGCTGAGCATTACGAGGGCAGGCCAGACCCGCACCTGGGCCCCGGAAGCGGGATCGTGGTGTGGGCCCTCACGGAGAACTCCGTCCTGGGCGGCGACTCCCTTGGAGAGAAGGGCAAGCCCGCGGAGCGAGTTGGCAGGGAGGCGGCCACCTCACTGATGCAGGACCTCTTAACTGGGATGGCGCTGGACAGGCACTCCTCTGACATGCTTCTAATATACGCTGTCCTGGGCAGCGGGGTCAGCAGGCTGGGAGGAGCCTCGCTGACCTCCCACGCCAGCACGGTGGTGGAGCTAATCAAGATAATGGCCCCTGAGGCCTCGATATCAGTTGAGGGAAAGCCTGGGTCGCCCTTCACTGCAACAGTCAAGGGCCTGGGCCTCCTGTAG
- a CDS encoding alpha-amylase encodes MEALRKVLAAFTLALVVAALVAPFTSLGPRVSLAQSDEVYSNFTVTPTGYLTVYLYGVPPSSKVLLWWGVEPYPQGPWSTVNGTPGNMETPMTYNSSIGAFQATVGPFKNGTWIGYVFNVNGSTWLNYDNHPFWNWNVIINPPANIIGFTRAWVLPNGSIVITTIGRPPDTLLLWWGLTTGPQTGLPWYNTVGKPGNNVSVMHYNPLWGNYTVMIGPFEPGQWVQWVYHDNTTGAWIHNSNVSSSANFAIQDVYTPVHVVAAYYNEYVYLVGEQAKVNVTVQNEGPAASYDVALVVGTKAVFNSTVTIPSGTTNLTFSFPINYPQGIYNVYFLVGTSGLWQNTSLPQLYVLNTTGKKPISVVIVWNMHQPLYIEPNGTWGQPWVQIHTGQDMDWNGQLVGAYELQAMLLNEFPNLNVTIDFTPVLLYQWEAFLHQSSPTFTTSGVNVTHDINATEYTLSLYRKLVKEGRLQVLTVPFYHPLMAIEYDNGWSSDLLAQILMGKNMTEYVFGVVPNGAWTPEMAFNMGLVWLYNETGINATVLDYQAFVQMAPDLTVVSGSLNNGPYGVYVVQNSLGQRIYVLFRDTNLSNEFAFLFFHQSPQLTEQELLQYLAKVYMEHPGGVVVVALDGENPIIFNPMPLSGEDLYAIYQALSNAEGQGWLVTQTVDQAIATHGVSAVLTNLPEESWALSLNNWNNGYIGKVLIWRNVTEAREYLVAFSNVLGMPTSPLVPLSFAHAPNASTAAFEAMTHMPAYVNVSGYTEANPLYMYYSLWNYLYVSEGSDWTWQAGPPNYGPQWFSVQPIIYDSAIVNYVKSQLSEITPSGAIPLPGLKGVTVFINDSLGAPLPIASHVIVVVSNGTANASAEVTLYPGVDIAIVKGVYFRPSSPVSVYIYAPLNASQLGSYIVPFSKYGLLISSGTFGLGNVTFNVNAVHIANVNTTAPETTHQTPQPSDYSVWVVVTLVIVAVIIAVIAGYLRL; translated from the coding sequence ATGGAAGCCCTTAGGAAAGTCCTTGCGGCTTTCACGCTAGCCCTAGTGGTAGCCGCCCTAGTAGCTCCCTTCACGTCGCTGGGACCCCGCGTCTCCCTGGCTCAAAGTGACGAAGTTTACTCTAACTTCACGGTGACGCCCACTGGCTACCTTACCGTTTACCTCTACGGAGTGCCCCCCTCATCTAAGGTGCTGCTCTGGTGGGGCGTAGAGCCGTACCCGCAGGGGCCGTGGAGTACGGTCAACGGCACCCCGGGGAACATGGAGACCCCAATGACTTACAACAGCTCGATAGGGGCCTTCCAGGCCACCGTGGGGCCGTTCAAGAATGGCACGTGGATAGGCTACGTCTTCAACGTGAACGGGAGCACCTGGCTAAACTACGACAACCACCCGTTCTGGAACTGGAACGTCATAATTAACCCGCCAGCTAACATAATAGGCTTCACCAGGGCCTGGGTGCTGCCGAACGGCTCCATAGTTATAACTACCATAGGAAGGCCGCCGGATACCCTGCTGCTGTGGTGGGGCCTCACAACCGGCCCGCAGACGGGCCTGCCCTGGTACAACACGGTTGGCAAGCCAGGAAATAACGTGAGCGTCATGCACTACAACCCTCTCTGGGGCAACTACACCGTGATGATAGGCCCCTTTGAGCCCGGCCAGTGGGTTCAGTGGGTCTATCATGACAACACCACTGGGGCCTGGATACACAACAGCAACGTGAGCTCCAGCGCGAACTTCGCAATACAGGACGTCTACACCCCTGTGCACGTCGTTGCCGCCTACTATAACGAGTACGTCTACCTTGTCGGGGAGCAGGCCAAGGTCAACGTTACAGTGCAGAACGAGGGCCCGGCCGCAAGCTACGACGTGGCCCTTGTCGTGGGAACTAAGGCAGTCTTCAACTCGACAGTTACAATACCGTCGGGAACAACTAACCTGACGTTCAGCTTCCCCATCAACTACCCGCAGGGCATCTATAACGTGTACTTCCTGGTAGGCACCTCAGGCCTGTGGCAGAACACGTCTCTGCCGCAGCTCTACGTGCTTAACACCACCGGCAAGAAGCCCATAAGCGTCGTGATAGTGTGGAACATGCACCAGCCTCTCTACATAGAGCCCAACGGCACCTGGGGCCAGCCGTGGGTTCAAATTCACACGGGCCAGGATATGGACTGGAACGGGCAGCTCGTGGGAGCCTACGAGCTGCAGGCGATGCTGCTCAACGAGTTCCCCAACCTAAACGTAACCATAGACTTCACGCCAGTGCTCCTCTACCAGTGGGAGGCCTTCCTGCACCAGTCGAGCCCCACCTTCACGACATCCGGCGTCAACGTAACCCATGACATTAACGCCACCGAGTACACGCTGAGCCTCTACAGAAAGCTAGTCAAGGAGGGCAGGCTCCAGGTGCTCACGGTGCCCTTCTACCACCCGCTCATGGCAATAGAATATGATAACGGCTGGTCCTCCGACCTGCTGGCACAGATACTCATGGGCAAGAACATGACCGAGTACGTCTTCGGTGTCGTGCCCAACGGCGCCTGGACCCCAGAGATGGCCTTCAACATGGGCCTGGTCTGGCTCTACAATGAGACGGGCATTAACGCCACCGTGCTGGACTACCAGGCCTTCGTTCAGATGGCGCCCGACCTAACGGTCGTGTCAGGAAGCCTTAACAACGGCCCCTACGGAGTCTACGTAGTTCAGAACTCCCTGGGCCAGAGGATCTACGTGCTGTTCAGGGACACTAACCTCTCTAACGAGTTCGCGTTCCTCTTCTTCCACCAGTCGCCGCAGCTGACGGAGCAGGAGCTGCTCCAGTACCTGGCCAAGGTCTACATGGAGCACCCAGGAGGTGTCGTAGTGGTTGCCCTTGACGGCGAGAACCCGATAATATTCAACCCGATGCCGCTCTCCGGCGAGGACCTCTATGCCATATATCAGGCCCTCTCAAACGCCGAGGGCCAGGGATGGCTTGTCACCCAGACAGTTGACCAGGCCATAGCAACCCACGGCGTGTCAGCCGTGCTGACAAACCTGCCGGAGGAGAGCTGGGCCCTCAGCCTCAACAACTGGAACAACGGCTACATAGGCAAGGTGCTCATCTGGAGGAATGTGACTGAGGCCAGGGAGTACCTGGTGGCATTCTCAAACGTGCTCGGCATGCCCACGTCGCCCCTGGTGCCGCTCTCCTTTGCCCACGCGCCGAACGCCAGCACAGCGGCCTTCGAGGCCATGACCCATATGCCCGCCTATGTAAACGTCTCTGGCTACACTGAGGCCAACCCGCTTTACATGTACTATTCGCTGTGGAACTACCTCTACGTCAGCGAGGGCAGCGACTGGACGTGGCAGGCTGGGCCGCCCAACTATGGGCCGCAGTGGTTCTCCGTGCAGCCCATAATATATGACAGTGCCATAGTAAACTACGTCAAGTCCCAGCTCTCTGAGATAACTCCAAGCGGCGCCATACCGCTGCCTGGGCTGAAGGGAGTGACCGTGTTCATAAACGACAGCCTCGGCGCGCCGCTGCCTATAGCGTCCCACGTGATAGTTGTCGTGAGCAACGGCACCGCCAACGCGAGCGCTGAGGTAACGTTGTACCCTGGCGTTGACATAGCAATAGTTAAGGGCGTCTACTTCAGGCCCTCGTCGCCAGTCTCAGTCTATATCTACGCCCCGCTGAACGCATCGCAGCTGGGCTCCTACATAGTGCCCTTCAGCAAGTATGGGCTCCTGATCTCCAGCGGCACCTTCGGGCTCGGCAACGTAACGTTCAACGTTAACGCGGTGCACATAGCTAACGTGAACACCACGGCGCCTGAGACCACCCATCAGACACCGCAGCCCAGCGACTACAGCGTCTGGGTAGTCGTTACGTTGGTTATAGTCGCAGTTATAATAGCGGTCATAGCTGGATACCTTAGGCTCTAA